From the Ilumatobacteraceae bacterium genome, the window ATCACGGCGATGGGCAACGAGGGCGCCCAGTGGGTCGGCATGGCCCCCTTCGTGGAGACCGACCACATCTTCCAGAACTACGGCGACGGCACGTTCTTCCACTCGGCACAGCTCGCACTGCAGTACTGCATCGGTGCCGGCATGAACATCACGTTCAAGATCCTCTACAACGGCACCGTCGCGATGACCGGCGGCCAGGACTCCACCTCACCGATCGCAGTGCCCGAGTTGGTGACCATCCTCCTGGCACACGGCGTCAGCAAGGTGGCCGTCACCGCCGACGACACCGCCCGCTACGACGACATCACCCTGCCACGGGGCGTCGAGGTGCACGACCGCACCGACATCGTGGCCGTCCAGGCCGAACTCGCCGCCACCCCCGGCGTGACCGTCCTGATCCACGACCAGTTCTGCGCCGCCGAACTCCGCCGCGACCGCAAGCGCGGCAGGCTCGAGATGCCGACCCGGCGGGTCGTGATCAACCACCGGATCTGCGAGGGGTGCGGCGACTGTGGCGACGTCAGCAACTGTCTGTCGGTGCAGCCGATCGACACACCGCTCGGCCGGAAGACCACGATCGACCAGGCGTCGTGCAACTTCGACGAGAGCTGCCTCCAGGGCGACTGTCCTGCGTTCATGACCGTCGAGGTCGGCCCGGGCCCCGACGCGCCAGGCCATTCGACGCCGGCCGGCGACGTGCCCGACCCGGAGTTCGACACCGAGACCGACCTCGTGCGGATACGACTGGCCGGCATCGGTGGCACCGGTGTCGTCACCGTCGCCCAGGTCCTGTCCACCGCCGCCATGTTCGACGGTTGGGAGGTGCGTGGGCTCGACCAGACCGGCCTCAGTCAGAAGGCCGGGCCGGTCATCAGCGACGTCGTGCTGGCCCACGACCACCACGGTTCCTCGAACCTGGTCGGCGACGGCCAAGCCGAACTGATCCTCGCGTTCGACGCGATGGTCGCCGCCGACGACGGCGCCCTCGCCGCCGCCGACCCCGACCGCACCGTCGTGATCGCCTCGACCGCCGAGACACCGACCGGTCGCATGATCTCGCACCCCGACATCCCCTATCCGATCGAGTCGATCACCGATCGACTCACGGCGAGCACCCGATCGCACCAACTCCTCGATGCGACACGCCTGTCGGCTGCGTTGACGGGCAACGAGGCCCAAGCCAACGTGCTCCTGCTCGGCGTCGCCGTGCAGCTGGGCCACGTGCCGGTCTCGGTGACGTCGATCGAGACCGCGATCGAGCTCAACGGCGTCGCGGTCGACGCCAACCTCGCCGCGTTCGACTGGGGACGCCGCTGGGCACACGACCACACGGCGGTCGAGTCGCTGGTTCCCCGGCACACCGGTCACACCACGACGATCACGGTCCCCGATCTCCCCGACCGTCTCGGGGCCCGGATGGCGGCGATCACGCCGGCGGGCGCCTTCCGCGACCTCGTGACCATGCTCGCCGCCGACCTCGTCGCCTACCAGGACGAGGCGTACGCCGACCGATTCCTCGATGCCGTGACCGCCGCCGCCGAGCACGAGCGTGCAGCGGTGCCGAACTCGTCACGATTGACCGAAGCCGTCGCCCGCAGCCTCCACAAACTGATGGCGTACAAGGACGAGTACGAGGTCGCCCGCCTCATGCTGCTGCCCGAGGGCGAAGAGGCGGCTCAGGCCGTCGGGGGCCCCGGTGCCGCGGTCACCTGGCGGCTCCACCCACCGATGCTGAAGGCGTTCGGTATGGAGTCGAAGCTGTCGATCGGCACCTGGGCCAAGCCGGTGTTCGGCGCGCTCCGACGCGGCAAACGACTGCGGAGCACCCGACTCGACCCGTTCGGCCGCACCGAGATGCGACGCACCGAAGCCGCGCTCCCCGACGAGTACCTCGCCACGATGTCCGTCGTCTACGCGTCGCTCACCCCCGACCGGCTCGACCGCGCCGTCGACATCGCCGGTCTCCCCGACATGATCCGCGGCTACGAAGACCTCAAGCTGCGCCGCGTCGCCGAGTACCGCTCCGCCGTCGAGGCAGCGCTCACGGAGTACCGCGCCTGAGATCCACCAGGACGGTCAGGAGACGGTCGCAAGCAGCATGAGCGTGCGGTCGATGATCTGCTCGGCGATGTCGGCGTCGTAGTCGTCGACGCTCGAGTCGGCGACGAGGTGACGCGCCGTGTCGTACCGGAACAGCTCGGCGCCCGGTACCGCCGCGGCCAGGGCCTGCGCCTCGTCGAGGTCGCCCCACGAGTCGTCGGGTGCGTTGTGCAACTGGAGCGCCACACCCTCGGGCCAGTCGTCGGCGAACGTGCCGAGCGGGATCGCGGCATGGCACAGCACCGCGCCGACCGCCCGCCGGTGCGTCTGCGCGAGGCTCTGCGCCGGGAGCACCCCGAGCGAGAACCCGATCGTCACGAACGGTTCGTCGGTCGCCGTGACGACCGCCACGCCCCGGTCGATGATCGTGTCGAATCCGATCGCCTCCGCGTGGCCGACACCGGCTTCGATGGTGTCCAACGTCTCGCCGTCGTAGAGGTCGGGCACCATCACCCGATGACCGGCGGCCATCAGGCGGTCGGCGAACGCGCGCACACCCGCCGTCACCCCCAGGGCGTGGTGGAACACGATGACGTCCACCATCAGGCCTCCGCCATGGTCTTCAGGTTCGCGAGCGTGGTGGCGCAGGCTCGTTCGAGGTGGTCGCGCCGTCCCTCGATCTTGCCCGGATACACCTCGGGCAGCGCCAGCATCGGCGCCTCGAACGACTCGGTCACGATGCAGCCGTCGCCGTGCGACTCGACGACGTACCGCCACGTGGTGGCGTGTTCGAACTGCGGCGGGACCTCGTAGGCGAACGACCGACCCGGCTCGAGTTCGGTGACGACGCAGTCGGCGTGCCACTCGTAGTCGCGGACCCGGTTGTAGCCACGGAACCTCGCTCCGATCTCCACGATGGTCGAGTCGCCGAGGAACTCACACCGCTCGTTCTCCGGGCTCAGTAGGGGGAGCCGGTCGAGGTCGGTCAGGATCGCGAAGACCGCCTCGGGGCAAGCCGAGATCTCGATCGTGGCGGAACCGCTCGTGGGGCTCGTGCTCGACGTGTCGCTCATCCGCCCACGATGTCACAGCGCACGAGCGGGGCCCGAACGCGAAGAAACCCCAGGCCGGAGCCTGGGGTTTCGTGTGGAGCTGAGGGGAATTGAACCCCTGACCTCGTCATTGCGAACGACGCGCTCTGCCAACTGAGCTACAGCCCCGTAGTGCGGACGGCAGTGTATCGGCCGGTTCCGCGAGCAGCGACCCGACTCAGTGCTGCATCCAGTCGTTCGGCCAATTGCCGGTCTCACGCTGACGGAGCTGGGCGAGCATGTACATGTAGCCGCACAGACCGAGGAAGGCGATGGCGAACAGGTACAGCATCACCGTCTCCTTGGTGGTCGCGGCGAGGAACAGCGTGCTGCCGGCGGCGAGCACCAACATGAACAGCACGTTCGAGCGACGGCGGCGCACCTGGTCGGCAGCCGAGGTGGCGTGACGGGCGGGCGCCTGACGCTGCTGCTCTGCCCGGCTCGGACGAGGCTGACCACCGGTGGGATCGCCGTGGCTGCGGCGTCGCGGTGCGGCCTCACGAACCGGTGCGGCGGCCGCGGCCGTCGCCCGTCCGCCGTGGGCACGGGTGCCGCCACGACGCAGCTGCGCCGCCTGCACACCCGGGCGGCCGGCGGCTGCGGGACGGTGCAGCGGGCTCTGCGCCAACGGGCGAGCCATGCCGCCACGCATCGGACCTGCAGCTCGGTTGGGCACCGTGCTCTGCAGCCGGTTGAGCTGGCGACGGAAATCGGTCACCGACGAGTTCGGACGGTTTTCGATCCGGGAACGGAGCAGTGGTGGAATCAGCACGGCTGCCCAAGCAGCTGCGACGACCAGGAGGACGAGTTCGCCCATGTGTGACACGTTCCTTTGTGATGAGGATTCGAGACTTGTCGCCGAGATCGGAGCGGCCCCGCCGCAGCAGGATCGGTCAGGTCCGACGTTTCATTACGATTCTACGACATTCGTAACACACACGGCAACGTCAGGGGCCGATGGGGCGATCGTGCCGACTCACTCCTCGGGCCGCCGATAGGTGCCGGAACGACCACCGGTCTT encodes:
- a CDS encoding SRPBCC family protein, with product MSDTSSTSPTSGSATIEISACPEAVFAILTDLDRLPLLSPENERCEFLGDSTIVEIGARFRGYNRVRDYEWHADCVVTELEPGRSFAYEVPPQFEHATTWRYVVESHGDGCIVTESFEAPMLALPEVYPGKIEGRRDHLERACATTLANLKTMAEA
- a CDS encoding dienelactone hydrolase family protein translates to MVDVIVFHHALGVTAGVRAFADRLMAAGHRVMVPDLYDGETLDTIEAGVGHAEAIGFDTIIDRGVAVVTATDEPFVTIGFSLGVLPAQSLAQTHRRAVGAVLCHAAIPLGTFADDWPEGVALQLHNAPDDSWGDLDEAQALAAAVPGAELFRYDTARHLVADSSVDDYDADIAEQIIDRTLMLLATVS
- a CDS encoding indolepyruvate ferredoxin oxidoreductase family protein translates to MTDTPIHHPPTESYTLADRYRRERGEVFLTGIQALARIPVEQLRRDRAAGLNTAAFLSGYPGSPLGGFDLEIARVRKLVPDLPIVHQPAVNEELGATSVMGSQLAQGRPDATRDGVVGFWYGKAPGLDRAGDALRHGVFAGSSSNGGAVVLVGDDPACKSSTMPSSSDASLVDLHMPILYPGTMSECIELGLHAVAMSRASGLWSSMKIVTPVADGSGTVTLPVLDTDPIIPTIEIDGERWVSHPTAKFLGRRMLDVEREFREVRLPLAQRYGVDNGLNRISIDPPDAWIGLVATGFTYHEMLDALRRLGLDGPEQLAAAGVRVLQLRMPVPFDADLVRTFARGLDEIVVVEEKNPTLEWLIKDALYGRGPQPLVVGKTHEDGRTLMQSWGRLDADAMMPGLRERLAPRLADRLAPPPQPARERALIPLAVNRTPFFCSGCPHNWGTKVPDGALVGAGTGCHGMSLLMDEDRVGETIGITAMGNEGAQWVGMAPFVETDHIFQNYGDGTFFHSAQLALQYCIGAGMNITFKILYNGTVAMTGGQDSTSPIAVPELVTILLAHGVSKVAVTADDTARYDDITLPRGVEVHDRTDIVAVQAELAATPGVTVLIHDQFCAAELRRDRKRGRLEMPTRRVVINHRICEGCGDCGDVSNCLSVQPIDTPLGRKTTIDQASCNFDESCLQGDCPAFMTVEVGPGPDAPGHSTPAGDVPDPEFDTETDLVRIRLAGIGGTGVVTVAQVLSTAAMFDGWEVRGLDQTGLSQKAGPVISDVVLAHDHHGSSNLVGDGQAELILAFDAMVAADDGALAAADPDRTVVIASTAETPTGRMISHPDIPYPIESITDRLTASTRSHQLLDATRLSAALTGNEAQANVLLLGVAVQLGHVPVSVTSIETAIELNGVAVDANLAAFDWGRRWAHDHTAVESLVPRHTGHTTTITVPDLPDRLGARMAAITPAGAFRDLVTMLAADLVAYQDEAYADRFLDAVTAAAEHERAAVPNSSRLTEAVARSLHKLMAYKDEYEVARLMLLPEGEEAAQAVGGPGAAVTWRLHPPMLKAFGMESKLSIGTWAKPVFGALRRGKRLRSTRLDPFGRTEMRRTEAALPDEYLATMSVVYASLTPDRLDRAVDIAGLPDMIRGYEDLKLRRVAEYRSAVEAALTEYRA